In Oryza sativa Japonica Group chromosome 3, ASM3414082v1, one DNA window encodes the following:
- the LOC4333003 gene encoding uncharacterized protein produces MERPAPVRKSHTSTADLLAWPQQQHQPDGHAASTPSPARRPHQPSEALRKVVFGGQVTEEEAESLNKRKPCSAPKWKEMTGSGIFAAGADGEAEEPGSAAAPGRAAPRNYQPVTVSHISFAEDGSVPPKKPTSVAEVAKQRELSGTLQSEADSKMKKQISNAKSKELSGHGLFDPQDVRPNGARNTANGTGASHTPVRNANVSSFSFGEANTDSVTKTAKKITGKKFTDLTGNNIFKGDEAPASAEKHLSTAKLKEMTGSNIFAEGQAPTREYHSGNRKPPGGESSIALV; encoded by the exons atggagcggccggcgccggtgaggaaGTCCCACACCTCGACGGCCGACCTCCTCGCctggccgcagcagcagcaccagcccgacggccacgccgcctccaccccctcccccgctcgccgccccCACCAG CCATCGGAGGCGCTGAGGAAGGTGGTGTTCGGTGGCCAGGtcacggaggaggaggccgagagCCTCAACAAGAG GAAGCCATGCTCCGCGCCCAAGTGGAAGGAGATGACCGGGAGCGGCATcttcgcggccggcgccgacggggaggcggaggagcccggcagcgccgccgcgcccggccgcgccgccccgcgcaATTACCAg CCAGTTACTGTGAGCCACATTTCATTTGCTGAGGATGGAAGTGTTCCTCCCAAAAAGCCAACTTCAGTGGCTGAGGTAGCAAAGCAGCGTGAGCTTAGCGGTACTCTGCAAAGTGAAGCAGACAGTAAGATGAAGAAGCAGATTTCAAATGCAAAATCAAAGGAACTCAGTGGCCATGGCCTTTTTGACCCTCAAGATGTAAGGCCTAATGGGGCAAGGAACACAGCAAATGGCACCGGTGCCTCACACACACCTGTGAGAAATGCAAAT GTGAGCAGCTTCTCGTTTGGGGAGGCCAACACTGACAGCGTGACGAAAACTGCAAAGAAGATAACTGGCAAGAAATTCACCGATCTCACAGGCAACAACATATTCAAAGGAGACGAGGCCCCTGCTTCTGCGGAGAAGCATCTGAGCACCGCGAAGCTGAAAGAAATGACTGGGAGCAACATATTCGCGGAAGGACAGGCGCCAACCCGAGAGTATCATAGCGGGAACCGCAAGCCTCCTGGCGGCGAGAGCAGCATTGCGCTGGTTTAG